The Pseudomonas sp. R4-35-07 genome contains a region encoding:
- a CDS encoding SDR family oxidoreductase, producing MPTPKTALIIGASRGLGLGLVKQLLQDGWDVTATVRDPNKADALKAVGPVQIEKLDMDDQQAVIALAQRLKDRTFDLLFVNAGVKGPANQEPGHATLAEVGQLFFTNAVAPINLAQRFVGQIRKDTGVLAFMSSVLGSVTIPDGSDMALYKASKAALNSMTNSFVTQLGEHKPTVLSLHPGWVKTDMGGENAHIDVETSVRGLVDQVNAYTGKGGHHFVDYKGDTIAW from the coding sequence ATGCCTACGCCAAAAACCGCACTGATCATCGGCGCCTCGCGCGGGCTGGGCCTTGGCCTGGTCAAGCAACTGCTCCAGGACGGCTGGGACGTGACTGCCACCGTGCGCGACCCGAACAAGGCTGACGCCCTGAAAGCCGTGGGCCCGGTGCAGATCGAGAAACTCGACATGGACGATCAGCAAGCCGTGATCGCCCTGGCCCAGCGCCTGAAAGACCGCACCTTCGACCTGCTGTTCGTCAACGCCGGCGTCAAGGGCCCGGCGAACCAGGAACCTGGCCACGCGACCCTGGCGGAAGTCGGCCAACTGTTTTTCACTAACGCTGTGGCCCCGATCAACCTGGCCCAGCGTTTCGTCGGGCAGATCCGTAAGGACACCGGCGTGCTGGCCTTCATGAGTTCGGTGCTGGGCAGCGTCACCATTCCTGATGGTTCGGACATGGCGTTGTACAAAGCCAGCAAGGCGGCGCTCAACTCCATGACCAACAGCTTTGTCACCCAACTGGGCGAACACAAGCCGACGGTGTTATCGCTGCACCCAGGCTGGGTGAAAACCGACATGGGCGGCGAGAATGCGCACATCGACGTCGAAACCAGCGTGCGTGGCCTGGTGGATCAAGTGAATGCCTACACCGGCAAAGGCGGTCATCATTTCGTGGATTACAAAGGCGACACCATCGCTTGGTAA
- a CDS encoding 8-oxoguanine deaminase, whose amino-acid sequence MPATRIWLKHPLAIFTANGLDARGGLVLQDGVITEVLAQGQEPAQPCAQVFDAHEHVVLPGLINTHHHFYQTLTRAWAPVVNQPLFPWLKTLYPVWARLTPEKLALASKVALAELLLSGCTTAADHHYLFPDGLENAIDVQVDSVRELGMRAMLTRGSMSLGEADGGLPPQQTVQQGQVILDDSQRLIREYHERGNGAQIQIALAPCSPFSVTPEIMRASAELATSLDVRLHTHLAETLDEEDFCLQRFGLRTVDYLDSVGWLGPRTWLAHGIHFNPDEIARLGAAGTGICHCPSSNMRLASGICPTLDLLAAGAPIGLGVDGSASNDASNMILETRQALYIQRLRYGAEKITPEGVLGWATKGSAQLLGRTDIGELAVGKQADLALFKLDELRFSGSHDPISALLLCGADRADRVMIAGQWRVIDGQVEGLDLKGLIADHTQAARQLIAGT is encoded by the coding sequence ATGCCTGCGACCCGTATCTGGTTAAAACACCCCCTCGCTATTTTCACTGCCAATGGCCTCGATGCCCGTGGCGGCCTGGTACTGCAAGACGGTGTCATCACCGAAGTGCTGGCCCAGGGGCAAGAACCCGCGCAACCCTGTGCGCAGGTGTTCGATGCCCACGAGCATGTGGTCCTGCCCGGGCTGATCAACACCCACCATCACTTCTACCAGACCCTGACCCGCGCCTGGGCGCCGGTGGTCAACCAGCCGCTGTTTCCCTGGTTGAAAACCCTGTATCCGGTCTGGGCCCGACTGACCCCGGAAAAACTCGCCCTGGCGTCGAAGGTGGCACTCGCCGAATTGCTGCTCTCCGGCTGCACCACAGCGGCAGACCACCACTACCTGTTCCCCGACGGCCTGGAAAACGCCATTGATGTGCAGGTCGACAGCGTACGCGAGCTGGGCATGCGCGCCATGCTCACCCGTGGTTCCATGAGCCTGGGCGAAGCCGATGGTGGCCTGCCGCCGCAGCAAACCGTGCAACAGGGCCAGGTCATTCTCGACGACAGCCAACGCCTGATCCGTGAATACCACGAGCGCGGCAACGGTGCGCAGATCCAGATTGCCCTCGCACCCTGCTCGCCGTTTTCCGTCACCCCGGAGATCATGCGCGCCAGTGCCGAACTGGCCACCTCGCTGGACGTGCGCCTGCACACGCACCTGGCGGAAACCCTCGACGAGGAAGACTTCTGCCTGCAACGTTTCGGCCTGCGCACCGTGGATTATCTCGACAGCGTCGGCTGGCTCGGCCCACGCACCTGGCTGGCCCACGGCATTCACTTCAACCCGGATGAAATCGCCCGCCTGGGCGCCGCCGGCACGGGCATCTGCCACTGCCCGAGCTCGAATATGCGCCTGGCTTCCGGCATCTGCCCGACCCTCGACCTGCTCGCCGCTGGTGCTCCCATCGGCCTGGGCGTGGACGGCTCGGCTTCCAACGACGCCTCGAACATGATCCTCGAAACCCGCCAGGCTCTGTACATCCAGCGTCTGCGTTATGGGGCAGAAAAAATCACGCCCGAAGGTGTGTTGGGCTGGGCGACCAAAGGCTCGGCGCAGTTGTTGGGCCGTACGGATATTGGAGAATTGGCTGTGGGCAAACAGGCTGATCTGGCACTGTTCAAGCTGGATGAACTGCGCTTCTCCGGCAGCCACGATCCCATTTCCGCACTGTTGCTGTGCGGTGCCGATCGAGCGGACCGGGTGATGATTGCAGGTCAATGGCGGGTAATCGACGGCCAAGTGGAGGGCCTCGACCTGAAAGGCCTGATCGCCGATCACACTCAGGCAGCCCGGCAGTTGATCGCCGGAACCTGA
- a CDS encoding YigZ family protein, with translation MPFTLTGLCEFREEIRKSRFITLAAPITSPHDAQAFFEQHSDLNATHNCWAWKLADQYRSNDDGEPGGTAGRPILAAIEAQGFDQVAVLVIRWYGGIQLGTGGLARAYGGGANKCLQNAERIELISRIPLRCACAFAELNLVKLRVADLGGLVVEETFTANGVELQLALGEEQVDTLQAQLADLSRGRILLQR, from the coding sequence ATGCCATTCACGCTTACAGGCCTTTGCGAATTTCGTGAAGAAATCCGCAAAAGCCGCTTTATCACCCTGGCGGCGCCCATTACCAGCCCGCACGACGCCCAGGCGTTTTTCGAGCAGCACAGCGACCTCAACGCAACACACAACTGCTGGGCCTGGAAACTCGCCGACCAATACCGCAGCAACGACGACGGCGAACCCGGCGGCACCGCCGGGCGGCCAATCCTTGCGGCCATCGAAGCCCAGGGTTTCGATCAGGTCGCGGTGCTGGTGATTCGTTGGTACGGCGGTATCCAACTGGGCACCGGTGGGCTGGCCCGGGCCTATGGCGGCGGCGCCAACAAGTGCCTGCAGAACGCCGAGCGCATCGAGCTGATCAGCCGCATACCCTTGCGCTGCGCCTGCGCATTCGCCGAGCTGAACCTGGTAAAACTGCGTGTTGCCGACCTCGGCGGGTTGGTGGTGGAGGAAACCTTCACCGCCAACGGTGTCGAACTGCAACTGGCTTTGGGCGAAGAGCAGGTCGATACCCTGCAGGCCCAACTGGCCGACCTGAGCCGTGGACGTATCCTGCTGCAACGCTGA
- a CDS encoding TetR/AcrR family transcriptional regulator, with the protein MSLEVPAHSNHAGKPASRIRQKNEQAILQAAEDEFARHGYKGTSMNTIAASAGLPKANLHYYFTNKLGLYIAVLSNILELWDSTFNALTAEDDPAVALSRYIRTKMEFSRRQPQASRIFAMEIISGGECLTEYFSQDYRAWFSGRAAVFQAWIDAGKMDPIDPVHLIFLLWGSTQHYADFATQICRVTGRTKLTKQDMEDAGTNLIHIILKGCGIKPAQ; encoded by the coding sequence ATGAGCCTCGAAGTTCCTGCCCACAGCAACCACGCCGGTAAACCCGCCAGCCGCATTCGGCAAAAGAACGAACAAGCGATTCTCCAGGCTGCTGAAGATGAGTTCGCGCGCCACGGCTACAAGGGCACCAGCATGAACACCATCGCTGCCAGTGCCGGGTTGCCCAAAGCCAACTTGCATTATTACTTCACCAATAAGCTTGGCCTGTACATTGCCGTACTGAGCAATATCCTGGAATTGTGGGACAGCACGTTCAACGCGCTGACCGCCGAGGACGACCCGGCCGTGGCCCTTTCCCGTTACATCCGCACCAAGATGGAATTCTCACGACGCCAGCCACAGGCCTCACGAATCTTCGCCATGGAGATCATCAGCGGCGGCGAATGCCTTACCGAATATTTCAGCCAGGACTACCGCGCCTGGTTCAGCGGCCGGGCGGCCGTGTTCCAGGCCTGGATCGATGCTGGCAAGATGGACCCCATCGACCCGGTACACCTGATCTTCCTGCTGTGGGGCAGCACCCAGCACTACGCCGACTTCGCCACCCAGATCTGCCGCGTCACGGGGCGCACCAAGCTGACCAAGCAGGATATGGAAGACGCCGGCACCAACCTGATCCACATCATTCTCAAAGGCTGTGGCATCAAGCCGGCCCAATAA
- a CDS encoding paraquat-inducible protein A, which translates to MRAIDAGILICTECHELNKQQADADEQLCTRCGALIHPRRPNSLIRTWALLVTAAILYIPANLLPIMTVNSLGQGDPSTIMSGVIQLVQHGMFPIAAVVFIASILVPTFKLVGIGLLLFSVQRRQPLSAQQRIIMYRFIEFIGRWSMLDIFVIAILVAVVNFGRLASVEANLGAAAFASVVILTMFAAVTFDPRLIWDNTESDDDHE; encoded by the coding sequence ATGCGGGCAATTGATGCAGGCATTCTGATTTGTACCGAATGCCATGAGTTGAACAAGCAGCAAGCCGATGCCGATGAGCAGCTCTGCACCCGTTGCGGCGCGCTGATTCACCCACGTCGTCCCAATAGCCTCATACGCACCTGGGCACTGCTGGTGACTGCGGCGATCCTGTACATCCCGGCCAACCTGCTGCCGATCATGACCGTCAACTCTCTCGGCCAAGGCGACCCGAGCACCATCATGTCCGGCGTGATCCAACTGGTACAGCACGGCATGTTTCCGATTGCCGCCGTGGTGTTCATCGCCAGTATCCTGGTACCGACGTTCAAGCTTGTGGGCATCGGCCTGCTGCTGTTTTCGGTGCAGCGCCGGCAACCGCTGTCTGCGCAACAACGCATTATCATGTACCGCTTTATCGAATTCATCGGTCGCTGGTCCATGCTGGATATCTTCGTGATCGCCATCCTGGTGGCGGTCGTAAACTTTGGGCGGCTTGCCAGTGTCGAAGCCAATCTCGGCGCTGCAGCGTTTGCCAGTGTGGTGATCTTGACGATGTTTGCCGCAGTAACCTTCGATCCCCGACTGATTTGGGATAACACGGAGTCGGATGACGACCATGAGTGA
- a CDS encoding LysR family transcriptional regulator — protein sequence MSRRPDPLAQVSDFDIRLLRIFRSVVECGGFSAAETALGIGRSAISQQMSDLEQRLGLRLCQRGRAGFSLTEEGREVYQSALQLLSALESFRTEVNGLHQHLRGELIIGLTDNLVTLPHMRITHALAQLKERGPDVQIQIRMIAPNEVEQGVLDGRLHVGVVPQASALSGLEYQPLYSERSLLYCAVGHPLFYADDKQLDDARLDGQDAIAPTFRLPAEIQAHYQALNCTASASDREGMAFLILTGRYIGYLPDHYASLWVQQGRLRALKSATRFYDLSLASVTRKGRRPHLVLESFLESLAATR from the coding sequence ATGAGCCGTCGTCCCGACCCCCTGGCCCAGGTCAGCGACTTTGATATCCGCTTGCTGCGCATCTTTCGCAGCGTGGTGGAGTGCGGCGGGTTTTCCGCAGCGGAAACCGCACTGGGGATTGGGCGTTCGGCCATCAGCCAGCAAATGAGCGACTTGGAGCAGCGCCTCGGGCTGAGGCTCTGTCAACGCGGCCGCGCCGGCTTCTCACTGACTGAAGAAGGCCGCGAGGTCTATCAGTCGGCGTTGCAACTGTTGAGTGCCCTGGAAAGTTTTCGCACCGAGGTCAATGGCCTGCACCAGCACTTGCGTGGAGAGCTGATCATCGGCCTCACCGATAACCTCGTTACCCTGCCCCATATGCGCATTACCCACGCCTTGGCGCAGTTGAAGGAGCGCGGCCCGGACGTGCAGATCCAGATCCGCATGATCGCCCCCAATGAAGTGGAGCAAGGTGTGCTCGACGGCCGTCTGCACGTTGGCGTTGTGCCCCAGGCCAGCGCGTTGTCCGGCCTGGAATACCAACCGCTGTACAGCGAGCGCTCGCTGCTCTATTGCGCGGTCGGCCATCCGCTGTTTTATGCCGACGACAAGCAACTGGACGACGCGCGCCTCGACGGCCAGGACGCCATCGCCCCGACCTTCCGCCTGCCCGCCGAGATCCAGGCCCACTACCAGGCGCTCAATTGCACGGCCAGTGCTTCGGACCGCGAAGGCATGGCATTCCTGATCCTCACCGGCCGCTATATCGGCTACCTGCCCGATCATTACGCCAGCCTATGGGTACAACAAGGCCGACTCCGCGCGCTGAAATCGGCCACACGGTTTTACGATTTAAGCCTGGCATCGGTCACGCGCAAGGGCCGCCGCCCCCATTTGGTGCTGGAAAGCTTCCTGGAAAGCCTGGCAGCAACGCGCTAG
- a CDS encoding CoA-acylating methylmalonate-semialdehyde dehydrogenase — MSLIQHLINGELVNDSGRSADVYNPSTGQVIHQVPLASRETIQQAIDAAKAAFPAWRNTPPAKRAQVMFRFKQLLEQNEARISQLISEEHGKTLEDAAGELKRGIENVEYACSAPEILKGEYSRNVGPNIDAWSDFQPLGVVAGITPFNFPAMVPLWMYPLAIVCGNCFILKPSERDPSSTLLIAQLLQEAGLPKGVLSVVHGDKGAVDALIEALEVKALSFVGSTPIAEYIYAEATKRGKRVQALGGAKNHAVLMPDADLDNAVSALMGAAYGSCGERCMAISVAVCVGDQVADALIAKLVPQVKALKIGAGTTCGLDMGPLVTGQARDKVSGYIEDGVSTGAELVVDGRGLSVAGHEHGFFLGGSLFDRVTPEMRIYKEEIFGPVLCVVRVESLEAAIQLINDHEYGNGTCIFTRDGEAARLFCDEIEVGMVGVNVPLPVPVAYHSFGGWKRSLFGDLHAYGPDGVRFYTRRKAITQRWPQRASHEASQFAFPSL, encoded by the coding sequence ATGAGCCTTATCCAGCATTTGATCAACGGTGAACTGGTCAACGACAGCGGTCGCAGTGCCGACGTGTACAACCCGTCTACTGGCCAGGTGATTCACCAAGTGCCGTTGGCCAGTCGTGAAACCATTCAACAGGCGATCGACGCGGCCAAGGCGGCGTTCCCGGCCTGGCGTAATACGCCGCCGGCCAAACGTGCGCAGGTGATGTTCCGTTTCAAGCAGTTGCTGGAGCAGAACGAAGCGCGTATTTCGCAGTTGATCAGCGAAGAGCACGGCAAGACGTTGGAGGATGCCGCCGGTGAGTTGAAGCGTGGCATCGAGAATGTGGAGTACGCCTGCTCGGCGCCGGAGATTCTCAAGGGCGAATACAGCCGCAACGTGGGGCCGAACATTGATGCCTGGTCGGATTTTCAGCCGCTGGGCGTGGTGGCGGGGATTACGCCGTTCAACTTCCCGGCGATGGTGCCGTTGTGGATGTATCCGCTGGCGATTGTGTGCGGTAACTGTTTCATCCTCAAACCGTCGGAGCGTGACCCGAGTTCGACGTTGTTGATCGCGCAATTGTTGCAGGAAGCGGGTCTGCCTAAAGGCGTGCTGAGCGTGGTGCACGGTGACAAGGGTGCAGTGGACGCTTTGATCGAGGCGCTCGAGGTAAAGGCGCTTAGCTTTGTAGGATCGACGCCGATTGCCGAATACATCTATGCCGAAGCGACCAAACGCGGTAAGCGTGTGCAGGCACTGGGCGGGGCGAAGAACCACGCGGTGCTGATGCCGGACGCGGATCTGGATAACGCCGTCAGTGCCTTGATGGGCGCGGCATATGGTTCCTGCGGCGAGCGTTGCATGGCGATCTCGGTGGCGGTGTGTGTGGGTGACCAGGTGGCGGATGCGTTGATCGCCAAGCTGGTGCCGCAGGTCAAGGCATTGAAGATCGGCGCGGGCACCACCTGTGGCTTGGACATGGGGCCGCTGGTGACTGGGCAGGCGCGGGACAAGGTCAGTGGCTATATAGAGGACGGTGTGTCGACGGGGGCCGAGTTGGTCGTCGATGGTCGCGGCTTGAGCGTTGCCGGGCATGAACATGGGTTCTTCCTCGGTGGCAGCCTGTTTGATCGCGTGACCCCCGAGATGCGTATCTATAAAGAAGAGATCTTCGGCCCGGTGTTGTGCGTGGTGCGGGTGGAGAGCCTGGAAGCGGCGATTCAGCTGATCAACGATCATGAATACGGCAACGGCACCTGCATCTTCACCCGTGACGGTGAGGCGGCGCGTCTGTTCTGTGATGAAATCGAAGTGGGCATGGTGGGAGTCAACGTTCCGCTGCCGGTGCCGGTGGCTTATCACAGCTTCGGGGGCTGGAAGCGTTCGCTGTTTGGCGACTTGCACGCCTATGGGCCGGATGGGGTGCGGTTCTATACCCGCCGCAAGGCGATCACTCAGCGTTGGCCGCAGCGGGCCAGTCATGAGGCATCGCAGTTCGCTTTTCCGAGCCTGTAA
- a CDS encoding aspartate aminotransferase family protein produces the protein MNMPENAPSSLASQLKLDAHWMPYTANRNFQRDPRLIVAAEGSWLTDDKGRKVYDSLSGLWTCGAGHTRKEIQEAVARQLGTLDYSPGFQYGHPLSFQLAEKITDLTPGNLNHVFFTDSGSECADTAVKMVRAYWRLKGQATKTKMIGRARGYHGVNIAGTSLGGVNGNRKLFGQSMMDVDHLPHTLLASNAFSRGMPELGGIALADELLKLIELHDASNIAAVFVEPMAGSAGVLVPPQGYLKRLREICDQHNILLVFDEVITGFGRTGSMFGADSFGVTPDLMCIAKQVTNGAIPMGAVIASSEIYQTFMNQATPEYAVEFPHGYTYSAHPVACAAGLAALDLLQKENLVQSVAEVAPHFENALHGLKGSKNVLDIRNYGLAGAIQIAPRDGDAIVRPFEAGMALWKAGFYVRFGGDTLQFGPTFNSKPQDLDRLFDAVGEVLNKID, from the coding sequence ATGAACATGCCGGAAAACGCCCCATCGTCCCTGGCCAGCCAACTCAAGCTGGATGCTCACTGGATGCCTTATACCGCCAACCGTAACTTTCAGCGCGATCCGCGCCTGATCGTGGCCGCCGAAGGCAGCTGGTTGACCGATGACAAGGGGCGCAAGGTCTACGACTCGCTGTCGGGCCTTTGGACCTGCGGCGCCGGGCATACGCGCAAGGAAATCCAGGAAGCGGTGGCCCGGCAGTTGGGCACCCTGGACTACTCTCCGGGCTTCCAATACGGTCATCCGCTGTCCTTTCAACTGGCGGAAAAGATTACCGACCTGACCCCTGGCAACCTCAACCATGTGTTCTTCACCGACTCCGGCTCCGAGTGCGCCGATACCGCCGTGAAGATGGTGCGTGCCTACTGGCGCCTGAAGGGCCAGGCCACCAAGACCAAGATGATCGGCCGCGCCCGTGGGTACCACGGGGTGAACATTGCCGGTACCAGCCTTGGCGGCGTCAACGGTAACCGTAAGCTGTTTGGTCAGTCGATGATGGACGTTGACCACCTGCCGCATACCTTGCTGGCGAGCAACGCGTTCTCCCGTGGCATGCCGGAGTTGGGCGGTATTGCGTTGGCCGATGAGTTGCTCAAGCTGATCGAGTTGCATGATGCTTCGAACATTGCTGCGGTGTTTGTCGAGCCAATGGCCGGTTCTGCGGGAGTGCTGGTGCCGCCACAGGGGTACCTCAAGCGCCTGCGTGAAATCTGCGATCAGCACAACATTCTGTTGGTGTTCGACGAAGTGATCACCGGTTTCGGCCGCACCGGCTCGATGTTCGGCGCTGACAGCTTTGGCGTGACCCCGGACTTGATGTGCATTGCCAAGCAAGTCACCAATGGCGCGATTCCCATGGGCGCGGTGATTGCCAGCAGCGAGATCTATCAGACCTTCATGAACCAGGCGACGCCCGAGTATGCGGTGGAATTCCCCCACGGCTACACCTATTCGGCGCACCCGGTGGCCTGCGCGGCCGGCCTCGCGGCACTCGACCTGCTGCAGAAGGAAAATCTCGTGCAGAGCGTAGCCGAAGTCGCACCGCACTTTGAGAATGCGCTGCATGGCTTGAAGGGCAGCAAGAATGTGCTTGATATTCGTAACTACGGCCTGGCCGGAGCCATCCAGATTGCCCCGCGCGACGGAGATGCGATCGTGCGTCCGTTCGAGGCCGGCATGGCACTGTGGAAAGCCGGTTTCTATGTGCGCTTCGGCGGTGACACCCTGCAGTTCGGGCCAACTTTCAATAGCAAACCGCAGGACTTGGATCGCCTGTTCGATGCGGTCGGTGAAGTGCTGAACAAGATCGACTAA
- a CDS encoding uracil-xanthine permease family protein, whose amino-acid sequence MPAQSSSPNDLIYGLDDRPKPLPALLAALQHVLAAFVGIITPPLIIGSTLGLTAHLPYLISMALMVSGVGTFIQARRPFGIGAGMICLQGTSFAFLGAVLSAGFLVKQRGGSPEDILAMIFGVCFFGALVQIVLSRCIGQLRRVITPLVTGIVITLIGISLIKVGITDLGGGFNAPDFGAPTNLALGLFVVLTIILLNRSNTPWVRLSAIIIGLALGSLAAWFSGKLVPHALPDLPLISLPTPFRFGFNFDWSAFLPIALIYLISSIETVGDLTANCMIARQPISGASYISRLKGGVLGDGVSCMIAATFSAFPNTTFAQNNGVIQLTGVASRYVGLYIGAVLICLGLFPMIGAVLQQIPKPVLGGATLVMFGSVAAAGVRILAQAPLDRRSMLIIATSFGVGLGIAAQPNLLHLMPALVQNLFDSAITSGGLTAIVLCLLLPEAKTTDAVANHTPESDSLESL is encoded by the coding sequence ATGCCAGCACAATCCTCCAGCCCCAACGACCTGATCTACGGCCTCGATGATCGCCCCAAACCACTGCCCGCCCTGCTGGCTGCCCTGCAACATGTGCTGGCCGCGTTTGTCGGCATCATCACCCCGCCACTGATCATCGGTTCCACCCTGGGCCTCACCGCGCACCTGCCCTACCTGATCAGCATGGCGCTGATGGTCTCCGGCGTCGGCACGTTCATCCAGGCGCGTAGGCCGTTCGGTATCGGCGCCGGGATGATTTGCCTGCAAGGCACCAGCTTCGCCTTCCTGGGGGCGGTATTGTCCGCCGGTTTTCTGGTCAAGCAACGCGGCGGCAGCCCTGAGGACATCCTGGCGATGATCTTCGGCGTGTGCTTTTTCGGCGCCTTGGTGCAAATCGTGCTGAGCCGCTGTATCGGCCAACTGCGCCGGGTCATTACGCCCCTGGTGACCGGGATCGTGATTACGCTGATCGGCATCAGCCTGATAAAAGTGGGCATCACCGATCTCGGCGGCGGGTTCAACGCTCCCGACTTCGGCGCCCCCACCAACCTGGCCCTGGGCCTGTTCGTGGTATTGACGATCATCCTGCTCAACCGCTCGAACACACCCTGGGTACGCCTCTCGGCCATCATCATCGGCCTGGCCCTCGGCAGCCTGGCCGCCTGGTTCAGCGGCAAGCTGGTGCCCCACGCCTTGCCCGACCTGCCGCTGATCAGCCTGCCTACGCCGTTTCGCTTTGGTTTCAACTTCGACTGGAGCGCCTTCCTGCCAATCGCGCTGATTTATCTGATCAGCAGTATCGAAACCGTTGGTGACCTTACGGCCAACTGCATGATCGCCCGCCAGCCCATCAGCGGTGCGTCTTATATAAGCCGACTCAAAGGCGGCGTGCTGGGTGATGGGGTCAGTTGCATGATCGCCGCGACGTTCAGCGCCTTCCCCAATACCACCTTCGCGCAAAACAACGGGGTGATCCAACTCACCGGCGTGGCCAGCCGTTACGTCGGCCTGTACATCGGCGCCGTGTTGATTTGTCTCGGGTTGTTTCCCATGATCGGCGCGGTATTGCAGCAAATCCCCAAACCGGTGCTGGGCGGCGCGACCCTGGTGATGTTCGGTAGCGTCGCTGCGGCAGGTGTGCGCATCCTGGCGCAGGCGCCGCTGGATCGACGCAGCATGTTGATCATCGCCACCTCGTTCGGGGTCGGCTTGGGCATCGCCGCCCAACCCAACTTGCTGCACTTGATGCCGGCCCTGGTGCAGAACCTGTTCGACTCCGCCATCACCAGCGGCGGCCTGACTGCCATTGTGTTGTGCCTGCTATTGCCCGAGGCCAAAACCACCGATGCCGTTGCAAACCACACGCCCGAAAGTGACTCCCTGGAATCGCTTTGA
- a CDS encoding paraquat-inducible protein A: MPDPVDALEVSDLPLDDLVACHECDLLMRKPSLALGEKAECPRCGYELYAHRHNVVERSLALVLAALLLYIPANFLPIMQLNLLGQSSEDTVWTGVVGLFNTGMQGVAAVVFLCSMGIPLLKLLCQLAVLLSIRWSIGRSYGLLFYRIYHHMKDWGMLEVYLMGVLVALVKLADMASITLGLGLVCFVSLLMVQILLEVVMSPHQIWQALSGEDDHAGN, translated from the coding sequence ATGCCCGATCCGGTTGATGCCCTTGAGGTGTCGGACTTGCCCCTGGACGACTTGGTGGCATGCCATGAGTGCGACCTGCTGATGCGCAAACCCTCGCTCGCCCTCGGTGAGAAGGCTGAATGCCCGCGTTGCGGTTACGAGCTCTACGCTCATCGTCACAATGTCGTCGAGCGCAGCCTGGCGTTGGTGCTGGCAGCACTGCTGCTGTATATCCCCGCGAATTTTTTACCCATCATGCAGCTCAATCTACTCGGGCAGTCCTCGGAGGACACCGTGTGGACCGGCGTAGTTGGCCTGTTCAACACCGGTATGCAGGGCGTTGCTGCTGTGGTTTTCTTGTGCAGCATGGGCATTCCCCTGCTCAAATTGTTGTGCCAACTGGCTGTGCTGCTCAGTATCCGCTGGAGCATCGGTCGCAGTTATGGACTGCTGTTCTACCGCATCTACCACCATATGAAAGATTGGGGAATGCTGGAGGTCTACTTGATGGGCGTACTGGTGGCACTTGTGAAGCTGGCTGACATGGCCTCCATTACGCTTGGCTTGGGTCTGGTCTGCTTTGTAAGTCTGTTAATGGTTCAGATTCTGCTCGAGGTGGTGATGTCACCCCACCAGATCTGGCAAGCGCTGTCAGGAGAGGATGACCATGCGGGCAATTGA